The Coffea arabica cultivar ET-39 chromosome 8e, Coffea Arabica ET-39 HiFi, whole genome shotgun sequence genome window below encodes:
- the LOC140012482 gene encoding uncharacterized protein isoform X3 produces MPKMAEFKGQKEGKNSKAVPPSSCICTGKRTLAQDFMMQASPGSYDIPKQVVIVMDGLKEFSMEPLEWVLKNVADGASPSCTVTLLVSSKIWSDIWSIYLDDLSMIKEWKNDSKFHKVRVLLDICQHYGVELEIRTEMGHPLHLLVVEQISSLRATLVVFDSRHHGRKHIDYYAEKLPFNMVKMKEDGEVDMIRGRSRIDSEEGTPAYDPSCGMAPSKVIFSEPIKKLLGKRS; encoded by the exons ATGCCTAAAATGGCTGAGTTTAAAGGTCAAAAGGAAGGTAAAAACTCCAAGGCTGTGCCACCTTCCTCCTGCATATGCACCGGAAAGAGGACATTAGCCCAAGACTTTATGATGCAGGCATCGCCAGGCTCATATGACATCCCCAAGCAAGTGGTGATAGTCATGGATGGGCTTAAGGAATTCTCAATGGAACCATTGGAGTGGGTTCTCAAGAATGTTGCTGATGGAGCCTCTCCTTCTTGCACTGTTACCCTTCTTG TGTCTTCAAAGATTTGGTCAGACATTTGGAGCATTTATTTGGACGATTTATCGATGATTAAAGAGTGGAAGAATGACTCGAAGTTTCATAAAGTTCGCGTGCTTTTGGACATTTGCCAACACTATGGG GTTGAGTTAGAGATCAGAACTGAGATGGGGCATCCATTACATCTACTTGTTGTTGAGCAAATTAGCAGTCTTCGTGCGACATTGGTAGTATTTGATAG CAGGCACCACGGTAGGAAGCATATAGATTATTATGCAGAAAAACTGCCATTTAACATGGTGAAGATGAAAGAAGATGGAGAAGTCGACATGATCAGAGGGCGATCTCGCATTGATAGTGAGGAAGGTACTCCAGCATATGATCCTTCCTGCGGTATGGCACCCTCTAAAGTGATATTTTCAGAACCAATCAAGAAACTTCTTGGGAAACGATCTTGA
- the LOC140012482 gene encoding uncharacterized protein isoform X1, giving the protein MPKMAEFKGQKEGKNSKAVPPSSCICTGKRTLAQDFMMQASPGSYDIPKQVVIVMDGLKEFSMEPLEWVLKNVADGASPSCTVTLLGVMPWLNIPLSSKIWSDIWSIYLDDLSMIKEWKNDSKFHKVRVLLDICQHYGVELEIRTEMGHPLHLLVVEQISSLRATLVVFDSRHHGRKHIDYYAEKLPFNMVKMKEDGEVDMIRGRSRIDSEEGTPAYDPSCGMAPSKVIFSEPIKKLLGKRS; this is encoded by the exons ATGCCTAAAATGGCTGAGTTTAAAGGTCAAAAGGAAGGTAAAAACTCCAAGGCTGTGCCACCTTCCTCCTGCATATGCACCGGAAAGAGGACATTAGCCCAAGACTTTATGATGCAGGCATCGCCAGGCTCATATGACATCCCCAAGCAAGTGGTGATAGTCATGGATGGGCTTAAGGAATTCTCAATGGAACCATTGGAGTGGGTTCTCAAGAATGTTGCTGATGGAGCCTCTCCTTCTTGCACTGTTACCCTTCTTGGTGTGATGCCATGGCTTAACATCCCAT TGTCTTCAAAGATTTGGTCAGACATTTGGAGCATTTATTTGGACGATTTATCGATGATTAAAGAGTGGAAGAATGACTCGAAGTTTCATAAAGTTCGCGTGCTTTTGGACATTTGCCAACACTATGGG GTTGAGTTAGAGATCAGAACTGAGATGGGGCATCCATTACATCTACTTGTTGTTGAGCAAATTAGCAGTCTTCGTGCGACATTGGTAGTATTTGATAG CAGGCACCACGGTAGGAAGCATATAGATTATTATGCAGAAAAACTGCCATTTAACATGGTGAAGATGAAAGAAGATGGAGAAGTCGACATGATCAGAGGGCGATCTCGCATTGATAGTGAGGAAGGTACTCCAGCATATGATCCTTCCTGCGGTATGGCACCCTCTAAAGTGATATTTTCAGAACCAATCAAGAAACTTCTTGGGAAACGATCTTGA
- the LOC140012482 gene encoding uncharacterized protein isoform X2: MPKMAEFKGQKEGKNSKAVPPSSCICTGKRTLAQDFMMQASPGSYDIPKQVVIVMDGLKEFSMEPLEWVLKNVADGASPSCTVTLLGVMPWLNIPLSSKIWSDIWSIYLDDLSMIKEWKNDSKFHKVRVLLDICQHYGVELEIRTEMGHPLHLLVVEQISSLRATLVVFDRHHGRKHIDYYAEKLPFNMVKMKEDGEVDMIRGRSRIDSEEGTPAYDPSCGMAPSKVIFSEPIKKLLGKRS, encoded by the exons ATGCCTAAAATGGCTGAGTTTAAAGGTCAAAAGGAAGGTAAAAACTCCAAGGCTGTGCCACCTTCCTCCTGCATATGCACCGGAAAGAGGACATTAGCCCAAGACTTTATGATGCAGGCATCGCCAGGCTCATATGACATCCCCAAGCAAGTGGTGATAGTCATGGATGGGCTTAAGGAATTCTCAATGGAACCATTGGAGTGGGTTCTCAAGAATGTTGCTGATGGAGCCTCTCCTTCTTGCACTGTTACCCTTCTTGGTGTGATGCCATGGCTTAACATCCCAT TGTCTTCAAAGATTTGGTCAGACATTTGGAGCATTTATTTGGACGATTTATCGATGATTAAAGAGTGGAAGAATGACTCGAAGTTTCATAAAGTTCGCGTGCTTTTGGACATTTGCCAACACTATGGG GTTGAGTTAGAGATCAGAACTGAGATGGGGCATCCATTACATCTACTTGTTGTTGAGCAAATTAGCAGTCTTCGTGCGACATTGGTAGTATTTGATAG GCACCACGGTAGGAAGCATATAGATTATTATGCAGAAAAACTGCCATTTAACATGGTGAAGATGAAAGAAGATGGAGAAGTCGACATGATCAGAGGGCGATCTCGCATTGATAGTGAGGAAGGTACTCCAGCATATGATCCTTCCTGCGGTATGGCACCCTCTAAAGTGATATTTTCAGAACCAATCAAGAAACTTCTTGGGAAACGATCTTGA